CCGGAGCCAGCGCGACCGCCGCCCGGAGGGTCCGGATCGCATCGGCGCTCCTCTTGGCCTGCATGTAGGCGATGCCGAGGTTCACCTGAGCTCCCGCGTTACCCGGCGCGAGACCCACCGACTTCTCGAAGAGCGCGATGGCCGAGTCCGGCTTCCCCTGCGTCAGATTGAGCAGCCCCAGCGCGAAGAAGGCGTCGGCCTGCGTCGAGTCCATCTCGAGGGCGCGCAGGAGGCTGCCCCTGGCGGCTTCGAACTCCTTGGCGTCCAGCCGGATCTGACCCATCCGAACATGATCCGCTGCCTCGAACTTTGTCGAGTCCGTGACGGATCCGTAGAGGCGGCCGGCGCGTTTCCTGTCCTGGTTGATGAACTCGCTGCGGGCGAGCTGGACGCGGATGTCCGCATTGAGGCTGTCGATCACGAAGGCCTGCCGGGCCGCGTCGAGCGCCTGTCGGTTTCGCTTCGTCTTCAAGCACGCCTCCGACAGCCCGAGGAACCCCTCCCAGTCGTCTGGCCTCAATCCCGTGAAGGCCAGATAGGCGGTGGCCGCCTCCTCATTCCGGTTGGCAAGCGCATAGAGGCCGCCCATGTCCTTGACGGCGGGGGCATAGGTCGAGTCCATCCGGACGGCCTGCCTGTACTGCTCCAGGGCGTCGTTGTAGCGCTGCTCCCGTTGATAGAGGACTCCCAGCCGGTGGTGGACCGGCGCCGTCACCGTAAGTCCAGGCGTGGCGAGCGCCTTCTCGTAGGCGTCGATCGCCAGTGTCGGCGCCCCCCGCTTGGTGTAGATCTCCGCAACGAGCGTCCCGTAGTCGGGATCGTTCGGGTTGATGGCGAGGGCCGCCAGGGCGTTCTTCTCCGCTCCCGGCAGATCGCCCTGCGCGTACTGGACGAGCGCCATGCCGTGGCGATAGAGATCCTCTCTCTCCTTCAATCCCCTCTTCCTGGCACCGTCCTCGAGGAACTTGGCGGCCTCGTCATACTTCCCGTCCTCGATGGCGATGCGGGCCATTCCATACTGAGCCTCCCAGAGCCCCTTCTTCTCGACGAGCGCCTGCTCGAACTCCTGCTTGGCTTCGGCGAAGCGCTGCAGCCGGATCAAGACGAAGCCGAGTCCCGCATGGGCTTCCGGGAACTCCGGATTGCCGGTCTCTTGGTTTTTCTCTGTTATCGCCTGCCGGTAGAGGGGCTCGGCCTCCACGAAGGCAGCCTGAAGGTGAAGGATGTCGGCCAGGCCGAGGTGGGCACGGTGGATCTGATGCTCGTTGGCGATGGCCTCGTTGAAGTGAGCCTTCGCATCGTCGAGCCTCCCCTCCTCCACCGCCTTGACACCCAGGCGGACCGGATCGTCCTCATACCGATACCCCTTCTTCCCGGCATGGGCAGCGAGGGCCAGGGCCCCCATGAGGAGGAGGGTCATCGCGAGCGCGAGCCACGAGGGCGCGCCGCCGCGCCTATTGAGTTCCATTCCCGGCATGCAGACTCCCTTTCTTCCTGTCTTCCATCTCCTCAACCGATCTTCCCGACCGGTCGGCTCGTCAGTTGTATCTCTCGCGGCATGTCCCTCGCCGGCAAGAACCCCTCCCGCGCAACAAGTCTCTGTCCCCTCCCGCTGAAGAGGAAGGAGACGAAGCCGGAAACCGCCGCGCCGCAGTCCGGTCGACAGGCAATGTAGAGGTAATGAAACAACGGGTAGTCGCCGGCCGCAAGCGCCATGTCGCTCGGCATCGCGCCGGGACGGGCTTCGCCCGCGAGGCGGACGGCCTTGAGCCCTCGAGGCCTGCTCTCCGAGGAGACGGCCAGCGTGCTTGCGATGCCCATGGCGCACGCATCCCGCCCAACCGCGGCGGCAACCGAGGCATCATCCTCGCACCAGAAGACGCTCGCTCCAGCGGTGTCAGGCAAACCGATCTGCCCGACGAGCGCGGTCCACAGCCCGAGATTGGGGTCTGGCGCGTAGATATGCGGCCGCCCGTCCGCGTAGGCGCAAAACGCGGCGGACACGAACCGTTCAGGCAGGGTCCCGCCGGCGAGGAGCGCGCGCAGCTCGTCAACATGCAAGGAGTCGATGGTCGCAGACTCCGGAACGAGGATCGCGATCCCGCCGAGGGCGATCGGGAAGCTCCATGTCGTGTCGACGACCGAGCGCACCACGGCCTCCTCGTCGTCGGTCGGAAGCCGCCCGAGGAATGCGACATCGGCCCGCAGGTTCAGCAGATCCTCGAGCGCATGCCTTGTGCCCCCTCGATTGAGCCGGAAGGCGACCTCCGGATATAGCCGCCGGTACTCCTCGGCGAGCCGTGGGATGAGCGAGGGCGCCAGATCGAGCCCGGTGAGCGTGAGGATCTTCTCGGTCTTCTCCGCCCGCGGCAAGACGCGGGTCTCCGGCCAGAGGCCCGGAATGGCGCGCGCCAGCACCAGGACAACCAGGACGGCGACATAGAGCATCCACCGCCTGCGCAGAAGATTCCCGGGGAATCCGCCGTCATCTCCGGCCGCCGGCCGCGCGGCCATGGGCTGCCTGGGCATGTCGCTTCCCTTCCCGAGGCTAGCGCCTGCCTATCGTGACCCCGAGGAAAGGCAGCACGTCGCCATGCGCTGCCCTCGCACCGACGCCGATGTGCAGCCGCTGCGTATAGAAGGGCGAGACGCGCAACCCGGCGGCCGCGTAGGCGCCCGGGTCATCCTCGCCCCCGCTCTCGGTGAGCACGGAATAGCCGGCCCCGAGGTCCAGTCCCAGCCGCCGATGCACAAGGGGCCGCGAGAGAAGGAGGCCAACCTCCTTGTTGGAGGACTTCTCGCGGGAGTCGAGACCCCAGCCGAGGGAGAGGCCGACATCGGTTCCCGCGGGGTTCCAGAGAACGTGCTGCAGCTCGAGGTTGGTCAAGTCCAGATCCTCCCCGACGTCACGCCGCACCGCGAAGCCTGTCCTCGCCGGGAACGTCCCCTTGGGGTCATATGCTTCCGCCCGGCGCGCCTCGTAGAGCGCCTGGGCCGTTCTCTCCCGCTCGGCGCGGGTCCGCTCCAGCTTCGCAAGCGCCTCATCGCTCTGCTCCCGAAGCGACTCGATCTCCTCTTCGCGAGTTCTCAGCTCCGTTTCATACTTAACAACCTGGGTGACGGCCTCCTGGGTCCGTTCCTTCATCGCCAGGACGTTTTCGGAGAGCGGGAAGATCTGGGCCCCGAGGGCCTGGCTGCGGACGAGCCCTGACTCGAACTCGTCACGGAGCCGCATAAGGTCCACGTAGGACTTGACGCTGTCGGCGAGCATCCCCTGGAGGTTGACAGAGGCCGCCGCGACAACCGAGTCGGCCTGCTGCAGGAGACGGACCCCCTCCGCCTCCGCGGCGGACCGCTCGACTTCCTTGCGCTGCGCGACAGCTTCCCCCCTGGTGCTCATGAAGATGCGACCCGCGACCGCGAACAGAAGCACGATGATCGCGAGGTCGAGGAGATGCCAGAGATGCTTCTTCCGGAGCTTGAGTTCGGGCTTGGGGAGTTCGTCGAGTGGCATGTTCCCTTCCTCCCTCACCGCTTCGGCAGGTCGTCTCGATTGGGGAAGTCCCCCGAACCGGTGACGAGCGCGCTGTTCTTCCTGTAAGCATCCGGCCGGAGAATCCGATCGGCGAGGTCCTTGTCTGTTGAGATCTCCGTCTCGAGCCGGGCAGTCTCATCGCCTCTTTCTGCGATCAAGGTCCTGAGCGAATCGACTCGGGCCTGCAAAACCGACAGCCGATCCGAAAAGACGCCCATCTTGCCTTGCGCCTCCGAGAAGACCGCGCGGAGCGACTCGGCCTGGGCTTCGAGCATCCGGATCTCCGTCCGCTCCTGGCCCTCGAGCACCCGAAGGCTGTCAAGGAGATCGCCCATCTGAGCGAAACGCACTTGGAAGGTGTCTCCGACCGCCCGCAGCAGCGATATCCGCACTCCCATCTTGCGGGCCGCCGCGAGCGAGCTTGTGCGCGTCACTTCGATTCCCTGACGATGCTCGGCGATCTTGGCATCGATCTGCTTGGCCATGGGATCGATCTTCCTGGCCTCGAACCACCACATCGCGATGAGCGGAACCACCAGGAACCAGCTCCGGGCGAAGATCGCCTTGAAGATCGGGTTGCCTGGCTTCTCGTCTCCCCACAGATCTTCGCTACCCCTGGAAAAGCGCGATGGCATCGCTCTGATCCTCCATGGGCCGCGCCTTCCGGCGTGCTCTCTCTAATGCTGGTCTACGGCAGTCGGGCCAGGGAAGAGCCCCGACCCGACCCGGCACCTTGGCGCCTGCGCTGAGCAGACGCCAAACCCGCGGGCCGGGGGTCGGTCCGGCGCGGGGAAGGGAGACTTCTGACTCTCGTGCGGTCTGCTTCTCATTGAGGCGCAGGTCTCTGAGGGAAGACGCGACTGGCTGGCTAACCGCCTTCTCTCCCAAAGCAGTCCCGGCGGTCCGAGATCCCGCTTCCGCACCCATTACACCCCCCTCCCGGCACCATCAGTCTCACGGTCCGGGCACCGTCAACACAAGAGGAAATTGCCTTGGGCGTGGAGTGGAGGGGGCCGGAGCCCCGGGTCTACCGGCTCAGCACGACCCTTCCGGTTTCCGCGCGGGAGCCGTCCAGACGCAACTCGACGAAGTAGAGCCCCGAGGGGCAGGCGCTTCCCCCCTCGTCCCGTCCGTCCCAGGCCCACTGATGGAAGCCTGCGGAGTACTCCCTCGCCGGCATCTCCCGGACGAGCCTGCCCTGGAGATCGAGCACCGCGATCGATGCCGCCTGAGGGGAGCCTCCCGGCACCTGGAAACGGACGGTCGTGGACTCATCAAACGGATTCGGGAAGCAGGGCAAGAGGCGCGCTACAGATCCCTCGCCGTTGTCCTCCGTCGATGCCGGATCGACATCGGCTGTGACCCAGACCGGGGCGGACCAGGTCTTGTCGCCATCGACCTGGCTCACCCGCACGAAGTAGTAGTGGCTCTCCCCGTCGGCCAGTCCGCGGTCGAAGACCCAGGAGATCGTGGTTGCGACTTCCAGATGGTCGGCCACGACCACCCCGTCTTCATAGAGCTCCGCGCGGACGAAGAGGCCCGACCCGTTGAGGGCGACGGCGCTCCCCGTCAAGGTGAGATGGGCGCCCGAGACGACCTCCTGACCCATGATCTGCCCGTTCGCGTAGAACTCGAGGGCGATCCTGTCGGTCGGAGGGTTGACCTCCATAGCGTAGACACGCCTGCTGCGCAGGGCGCTCAAGACCGCCCCCGCCGTCAGCTCGTCCGCGAGAATCCCGGTCAGGTATATGTCGCCTCCCATGCTCGGGTTCGGCTGATCCCCCCAGTGGCCGTCGTGGTTGTCCTGGTTGGCGAAGGGAGCCAGGTGCCAGCCGTTGTCCAAGGCCTGGATGTACTGGGTCTCGTAGTCGTCAATCCTGAGCCCATTGCGAACCTCGATACCGATCATCTGGTTCACATACCCTGCATAGAACGCCAGGTTGTTGAAGTTGGTGCCGTACTGAGGGTTGGGATGATTGAAGACGCCGAAGGCGCCGGTGTCTCTGATGAAGGAGTAAGTCGCCAGCAGGTTGTCCGTGGGGTTGGGGTTTCGATAGAGGCAGTCGAAGATGTTCATGTGGCCGAAGTCGTTCAGGTTACCGAACTCCTGCGCGCCGAAGGCGACGAAGACTCCGTCCTCTGTGAAACTGGCCGCCGTGGAGAGGAGGTTCGTCCACTCGTACTGGGTCAGCATGTGGGTGTGCTCGGTGAGGGCCAGGACGTCGATGTTCGCTACATCCCTGGCATATGCGTAGGCTTCGGCAGGAGTCCCTGTGCCGTCCGAGAGCGATGTGTGCCCGTGCATGCTGGCGAAGTAGGCGTTGTAAGCCAGGCCCGCCCCCGGAATGCAGGCGCACGCGACGATCAGAAGGCCGAGCCGTCGGATCATTGAGCTTCCCCTTATGATGGTGGTCGTCCTGCGGCCATCCCCAGACACTCTCAGTATACAGCCCATCGCGCGGGGGCTCAAGCAGATGCGGGCGCCTCGGCGTCAGCCGAGTCGTGGAGCGCGGTCTTCGCCCTCAGTCCGGAAGCCCCTGCCCGGCCAGCACCTGGACCAGATCCCCCTTGCCGGCGCCCATCTGCCGGTCCGCGCGCCCGCCGTGGATCGCGATCTCGAGCAGCTGCATGCTTCCGAAAATCGCCAGGGCCTTCCCCCTGGGAACATCCTCATACGACCGCGAGATCGACTCGATGGCCTTTCCGTTCGTGGTGACGCGGAACGTCCTGCCCGCGGTCACAGCGTCGAAGACCTCGCGTGTGATGTTGGTCACGAGATTGCCGAAGCTGTCGATGTAGATCACTTCTCCGCTGATCTGATCCTGCCAGACCGCGGGGCGCCGCGGCTCGCATCGAACCGGGTCGCGGACGATCGGTCCCAGATCGGCGGGCCGGACGCCGTTCGCCAGATGGGCTGCGACCGGAGCGAAGACGTCCCGGCCGTGGAAGGTGTCGCTCGTCCTCAGGAGCTTGAACTCGCTCCGCGCGATCTCTCGGACCTCGAGCTCTGCATGCGCCGAGTAGATGCGCGAGAAGACGCCGTTGTCCGGGCCGACGAAAAGACAATCGGGGACGTCGACGACGATGGCCCGTCGCTTCGTTCCTACTCCGGGGTCCACGACGACCATGTGCACCGTCCCCGGCGGAAAGAACCGATAGCTGCTCTCCAGGACGAACGAGGCCTCCATCAGGTCCTGATGGCCGATCTGATGCGTGAGATCGACGATCACGGCGCCCTTGCAGATCGAGTGGATGACGCCCTTCATCGTCCCGACATAGCTGTCCTTCGTCCCAAAATCCGTAGCAAGCGTGACGACGCGGCTCGGCTCGTGCTTCATGACTCCACCTCCCTGTCGATGCCCGTGCTCTCGTAGAGCCACTGCAGATAGGGTGTCGATCCCGAGAGCACAGGCAGAACGAGGAACTCGGGAACCTCGTAGGGATGCAGGCGGTCGATGACGTCCCGCACGCGCTCAGCCAGAGCCCGGCGGGTCTTGACGAGCAGGATCAGCTCGGCCTCGTCGAACTTCTCTCCCTTCCACCGATAGAGGGAGCGCGCGCCGGGAACGAGGCTCACGCAGGCGGCAAGGCGGAGATCGAGCAAGCCATCTGCGATCGCCCGCGCGTCAGCGTCCGTCCCCACGGTGGTGAGTATGACGACCGCCTCGTCCTGATCCTGCGGGGAGAGGCCCATGGCCGCCAAGGGTACGGTTCGTTGGCCGGGAAGGTCAAGAAAGCGGCCCCGCGCCGGGCAGGGCCGCCTTCTTCGAACGGATCGGGCAGGCTCAGGCGGCCTTACGGTACTTGGGCCGCACGCGGGTCGATGCGTAGACGCGCTTCTCGTTCTGCGGACGGCTCCTCATCGCGCGCGCCCCCTGCATGGGACGCGGCGCCTGACCCGCGCGCTGCGGCTTGCGCCACTGCCTCTGCCGGGCCTGGTACTGGTTCTGCCCGTACGCCTCGTACCAGCAGTTCCAGAAGTTGTAGAGGTCCACCATGAGGATCCTCTTGGGGCTGTCCTGCGGCTTCCACCAGACGCGGGAAACGTTGTGGCGGGCGCAGAAGTTCATGACCGCCCGGGGGGTGGCGCACCCGCGGTACTTCATCGCCGCGACCTGCTCAGGATTGACCAGCGTGAATGACTGACGATACCAGTTCTTCATCAGAGTTCTCCCTCCTTCCGTGCGGAAGTTCTCTTCTTTCGTCGGCTGCAGGTCTCGGCGAATGAAGGGAAATCCAGGTCCGCGCCGGTAGGCGGTCCCGGGCCCGGACAGGCGCCTATGGCCTGACCGGGCTCCGGATCCAGGCCAGCCAGAGCCGATAGACCTCCGAGGGGATCCCGCACGCGGTCGGTTGGCGCCGGCTCACGGCGACGGCCGTCTCCCCGCCGTCGTGCCCGAGCCGCAGCGTGTCCACCCCTCCCCCGCCGCCAGCCAGGAGGATGGCGATCTCCCCCGGGAGGGTCCTGGGCGGCGGCCCTGAATGGAAGGCGATGGCCCGAATCTGACAGGTATTTCGAGCCATCCGCCCGAAACCCTCCGACCGCACGGCGAGAGTCTCTTTGCCCGCGATCTCCGCCCAGTCCCCCGCGGGCAGGCGATGGAACAGACGGGAGAGGCTTCCACCCTCGATGCGGACCGCCTGCAACGAGTCGTACGCCACGTCGAGAAGGAGCGGCTCGCGGAGGAGCTTCAGTCCATCGACCCATGGACGGAAGGACTCGCTATCGATCATGGCCACGACGTCACGGCCGGCCGGGATCACGAAGACGCTCCGCTGGTCCTTCGTCGGGTGTCCGATCCGGACACTCTGATGCAGCCGGCCCTGGTGAAGGGTCCAGGTGGCGCGGGGCGGATCGAGGCCGGCGGCGGCCAGATCGACCTCGCCAGTCGGTCCAAGAATGGACTGCAGCTTCTCCGATCGGAGCGCGGCGACGGCGCGACCGATCGTGACGGCTGATCCCTCGGCGAGGAGCGGGGAGACGATCTCCCACCGATCGGCCCGCCGCCGAATGATCCTGATCCTTTCCTCCCGCGTGACGACTTCCAGGCTGTCGAGCGGTCCCACCTCGATCGACGTCGCCTCCGGCGCGTGAATGTCGTCCTTCGGCGGGGCGAGATAGCGCATCGACAGGAACGGGTCGACCACTCTGATCCTGGGATCGCCCCCTGCCCGGGCGAATCTGCCTCCGCTCGCGGGGAGCGAGTCGCCCAGCAGGATCGTGTAGCTCCCCCCGGGCCAGAGACAGCTCCACCGCGCAATGGGCCGATGCAAGCCAAAGGGCTCCGAGGAGGTATCGGGAAGGATCCGCAGCGGCGACATCGTGGCGGCCACCTTGATCGACTGGGCGAGGAACCTGTCATCGGCCCGATCCCGATAGGGCTGGACGATCCAGAATCCGTCGCTCTCCCGCACGACCCTGATCCGCTCTCCTCGGCGCTGGAAGAGGACTTCCGTGACGACGGAGGGATCGAAGGCGCCCCCTTCGAGGACGGCCGACTCCGTCGGGGATCCTGTTCGATCCTCTCGCCTGAGAAGCAAGGCCACGAGCACGACAAGCAGGAGAGCCAGGACGATCTGGCTTGCGGTGGGCGGGCGGCCGCGCATCCTAACGGCGCCGGCTCCAGACCCAGAGCCCCAGGGCGAGGAGCGAGAACGGCACTGCGATCTGGAGCAGGTAGAAGAGAGTGCGGAGTCCGCGGAGGCTCACCCGGAGAGGCGTTCCGCGCATGTCGATCGGCGGGATCTTGAGCAGGAACTCGCGCCTGGCCAGCCAGTGGAATGATCGCAGCGCCAGATCGCGATTGGAGAACAGGTCGAGAAACTGCCCCGACAGCCAGTCGGAATCGCCGATCGCCATGAGGCGGGCGTAGGGTTTCTCCGCCGCTGCGCCGCTTGCCTCGCCCGTCGCGGGCGCGGGGACTTCCCACTCCTGCACGACACCGAGCGGCAAGGCCGCGCTCGACCCGATCGGCTCCTCTGATCCGCCGATCGCCGGCGTGATTCTCCTCGCCCCCTCCCCCGTTCGCAGGAGGACCTTGGCGTTCACTCCCCAGGTCGGCTCATCGCCGAGCCCCACTGAGCGAACGCCCGGGAAGACGCAGTAGCCGATCCCGGCCGGGGTGATCGGATGAGCCCCGTGATCGGCGGCAA
The sequence above is a segment of the Candidatus Eisenbacteria bacterium genome. Coding sequences within it:
- a CDS encoding tetratricopeptide repeat protein; this encodes MPGMELNRRGGAPSWLALAMTLLLMGALALAAHAGKKGYRYEDDPVRLGVKAVEEGRLDDAKAHFNEAIANEHQIHRAHLGLADILHLQAAFVEAEPLYRQAITEKNQETGNPEFPEAHAGLGFVLIRLQRFAEAKQEFEQALVEKKGLWEAQYGMARIAIEDGKYDEAAKFLEDGARKRGLKEREDLYRHGMALVQYAQGDLPGAEKNALAALAINPNDPDYGTLVAEIYTKRGAPTLAIDAYEKALATPGLTVTAPVHHRLGVLYQREQRYNDALEQYRQAVRMDSTYAPAVKDMGGLYALANRNEEAATAYLAFTGLRPDDWEGFLGLSEACLKTKRNRQALDAARQAFVIDSLNADIRVQLARSEFINQDRKRAGRLYGSVTDSTKFEAADHVRMGQIRLDAKEFEAARGSLLRALEMDSTQADAFFALGLLNLTQGKPDSAIALFEKSVGLAPGNAGAQVNLGIAYMQAKRSADAIRTLRAAVALAPDYVPARNYLANALVGADSLGAAVLEYKAIRERDPQNAMALRGLGFCYIKRRDYGQAASVLDEATTVDPNSADGWAMLGQARALQGSTDQAVAALQKALAINPAHVSAKAALDALQGAKKGSAGK
- a CDS encoding SAM-dependent chlorinase/fluorinase — translated: MKHEPSRVVTLATDFGTKDSYVGTMKGVIHSICKGAVIVDLTHQIGHQDLMEASFVLESSYRFFPPGTVHMVVVDPGVGTKRRAIVVDVPDCLFVGPDNGVFSRIYSAHAELEVREIARSEFKLLRTSDTFHGRDVFAPVAAHLANGVRPADLGPIVRDPVRCEPRRPAVWQDQISGEVIYIDSFGNLVTNITREVFDAVTAGRTFRVTTNGKAIESISRSYEDVPRGKALAIFGSMQLLEIAIHGGRADRQMGAGKGDLVQVLAGQGLPD
- a CDS encoding divalent-cation tolerance protein CutA, translated to MGLSPQDQDEAVVILTTVGTDADARAIADGLLDLRLAACVSLVPGARSLYRWKGEKFDEAELILLVKTRRALAERVRDVIDRLHPYEVPEFLVLPVLSGSTPYLQWLYESTGIDREVES
- a CDS encoding DUF4340 domain-containing protein → MRGRPPTASQIVLALLLVVLVALLLRREDRTGSPTESAVLEGGAFDPSVVTEVLFQRRGERIRVVRESDGFWIVQPYRDRADDRFLAQSIKVAATMSPLRILPDTSSEPFGLHRPIARWSCLWPGGSYTILLGDSLPASGGRFARAGGDPRIRVVDPFLSMRYLAPPKDDIHAPEATSIEVGPLDSLEVVTREERIRIIRRRADRWEIVSPLLAEGSAVTIGRAVAALRSEKLQSILGPTGEVDLAAAGLDPPRATWTLHQGRLHQSVRIGHPTKDQRSVFVIPAGRDVVAMIDSESFRPWVDGLKLLREPLLLDVAYDSLQAVRIEGGSLSRLFHRLPAGDWAEIAGKETLAVRSEGFGRMARNTCQIRAIAFHSGPPPRTLPGEIAILLAGGGGGVDTLRLGHDGGETAVAVSRRQPTACGIPSEVYRLWLAWIRSPVRP